The Mesorhizobium sp. CAU 1732 genome includes a region encoding these proteins:
- a CDS encoding outer membrane beta-barrel protein yields MTGIDNSISAGIAGVGTVSAESQLDYLGTVRARAGYAFDRALIYAHGGWAYGKTEQTLSLTDEFTGATDSISSSTSRSGWTVGAGVEFAVTEMISVGTEYAYTDLGGKDVFADELAGAGAYVSEDVRFHTVKAALNFRF; encoded by the coding sequence ATGACCGGTATCGATAACTCCATCTCCGCAGGCATCGCCGGCGTTGGAACTGTGTCGGCTGAGTCCCAGCTTGACTACCTCGGCACCGTCCGCGCACGTGCAGGCTATGCCTTCGACCGCGCTCTGATCTATGCTCACGGTGGTTGGGCGTACGGAAAGACCGAGCAGACGCTTTCGCTGACCGACGAGTTCACCGGTGCTACGGACTCGATTTCGTCCAGCACTTCGCGCAGCGGGTGGACCGTGGGCGCGGGCGTTGAATTCGCAGTGACCGAAATGATCTCAGTCGGCACCGAATATGCTTACACAGATCTCGGGGGCAAGGATGTGTTCGCCGACGAACTCGCAGGTGCCGGCGCGTATGTGAGCGAAGATGTGCGCTTCCACACGGTCAAGGCCGCTTTGAACTTCCGCTTCTAA
- a CDS encoding DUF983 domain-containing protein: MQDQVHVPTDNPMLTGIQGRCPQCQQGHLFDGFLKLAPRCEVCGLDYSFADPADGPAFFAMTIAAVPALAFGAWFQTSFGLPLWVHVITTVPLTILCCMALLRPLKGWLVCSQYFHKAEEGSIDREWHANKVASRRASED; this comes from the coding sequence ATGCAGGACCAAGTTCATGTGCCGACCGACAACCCGATGTTGACGGGCATTCAGGGGCGCTGCCCCCAGTGTCAACAGGGCCATTTATTTGATGGATTTCTAAAGCTCGCGCCTCGGTGCGAGGTATGCGGCTTGGACTACTCGTTTGCAGATCCTGCCGATGGACCGGCATTCTTCGCAATGACCATCGCAGCTGTCCCCGCACTCGCCTTTGGCGCCTGGTTCCAGACAAGTTTCGGACTGCCCTTGTGGGTCCATGTCATCACGACCGTGCCGCTGACGATACTGTGCTGCATGGCGTTGCTGCGCCCTCTCAAGGGGTGGCTTGTCTGTTCTCAATATTTTCACAAGGCGGAAGAAGGATCGATCGATAGGGAGTGGCACGCAAACAAAGTCGCGTCTCGCAGGGCATCCGAAGATTGA
- a CDS encoding HdeD family acid-resistance protein, protein MTQVSETSESMGHAGKRSLWFVVLGVVVLGAGLFASANLLTATFASVLMVGAMMIVGGIGEIVHAFGVRTWGGFALWLLTGILYAAAGVLTFYNPMFATAILTLMIAVSLIAAGAVRIFAGLTQRGSSGWGWIVAGGVVTLVVGLVIMLRWPINSLWVLGIFLAVDLMMQGLSYITYGIGFRRGTAQG, encoded by the coding sequence ATGACACAGGTGTCGGAAACTTCGGAGAGTATGGGACATGCGGGTAAGAGATCACTGTGGTTTGTCGTGCTCGGCGTGGTCGTGCTCGGCGCGGGGCTCTTTGCGTCGGCGAATCTGCTGACTGCAACTTTCGCCAGCGTGCTGATGGTCGGCGCGATGATGATCGTGGGTGGCATCGGCGAGATCGTGCATGCTTTCGGCGTCAGGACCTGGGGCGGCTTTGCCCTGTGGCTGCTGACAGGCATCCTTTATGCTGCCGCAGGCGTCCTTACTTTCTACAATCCGATGTTTGCAACGGCAATTCTCACACTCATGATAGCAGTGAGTCTCATCGCTGCGGGCGCGGTGCGTATATTTGCTGGCTTAACGCAGCGCGGGTCGAGCGGCTGGGGCTGGATCGTCGCCGGCGGCGTGGTGACGCTTGTAGTAGGCCTGGTCATTATGCTGCGCTGGCCGATCAACAGCTTGTGGGTGCTTGGCATTTTCCTCGCCGTCGACCTCATGATGCAGGGGCTGTCCTACATCACATACGGGATCGGTTTCAGGCGAGGCACAGCTCAGGGGTAA